A single region of the Phycisphaerales bacterium AB-hyl4 genome encodes:
- a CDS encoding cytochrome C oxidase Cbb3, translating into MADTQRPEPTTSSKHAPRRSWKWWLLNGVGVLLVLFAVGTLILLNLRFEYAYMPAMSKVVNDQRWPSPAYEVWGREVWPDEVDQLMQTAEGRELLHPSQAIRIDEDFLQLGREAFYKETFSNEYFLTDVLGVLDGPITATAITRAIIALAGRGTNNLQVRLSEDITIGDRTFHAGDLVDTGIDVPRGAFMPIGFKTVYDRGQIRTGVTCAACHVTVDPDSGRVLEGVVNPNLNMGLLLAMASNSAAYFARTDIDLNEMHEFFTDPDRTVTINDEGEQQPLPDPELLEAAASEMFLKWPPGNFDTMIDLEANPTRTPDAFTRGDDPYGWTGFGSIGPFRGLNSLGNNVHAFNTDPIIEMHVAPDLLDLHEERYLAILLQNAANPDFRYDPNSNERPSEFLRRINPHPEGPGLAEAEALPTYPRSTALAAHSVIVSRYGQPVWHDISAMSAFQNALVPPEPPIAPNVEQLQRGRRTFVAAGCIDCHTGDAFTNNQIIPASIVADEPDRATAMKGTREIFDPNPQIWALDAIVPVARDTEVIDVPYTHIRTDEQLARAMGHDGEGGYKVKGLIGLYWNPPYMHTGAVAVGPDPETDLGMPGTLLRGVLADPANSLRAMIDRNLRERVVQANRTHEDMEQLNVWGIGHRHWVDEQAGFSRDDQDALIHYLLLLGHHDEARPPDETDRPE; encoded by the coding sequence ATGGCCGACACGCAACGACCCGAGCCGACCACGTCTTCGAAACATGCACCTCGCCGCTCATGGAAATGGTGGTTGCTCAACGGCGTCGGCGTCCTGCTCGTCCTCTTCGCCGTCGGCACGCTCATCCTCCTGAACCTCCGCTTCGAGTACGCCTACATGCCCGCCATGAGCAAGGTCGTCAACGACCAGCGCTGGCCCTCGCCTGCCTACGAAGTCTGGGGCCGCGAGGTCTGGCCCGACGAAGTCGACCAACTCATGCAGACCGCCGAGGGCCGCGAACTGCTCCACCCCAGCCAGGCCATCCGCATCGACGAAGACTTCCTCCAGCTCGGCCGCGAAGCCTTCTACAAAGAAACCTTCAGCAACGAATACTTCCTCACCGACGTGCTCGGCGTCCTCGACGGCCCCATCACCGCCACCGCCATCACCCGCGCCATCATCGCACTCGCCGGCCGCGGCACGAACAACCTCCAGGTCCGCCTCTCTGAAGACATCACCATCGGCGACCGCACGTTCCACGCCGGCGACCTCGTCGACACCGGCATCGACGTCCCGCGCGGCGCGTTCATGCCCATCGGCTTCAAAACCGTCTACGACCGCGGCCAGATCCGCACCGGCGTCACCTGCGCCGCCTGCCATGTCACCGTCGACCCCGACTCCGGCCGTGTCCTCGAAGGCGTCGTCAACCCCAACCTCAACATGGGCCTCCTCCTCGCCATGGCCTCCAACTCCGCCGCCTACTTCGCCCGCACAGACATCGACCTCAACGAAATGCACGAGTTCTTCACCGACCCCGACCGCACCGTCACCATCAACGACGAAGGCGAACAACAACCCCTCCCCGACCCCGAACTGCTCGAAGCCGCCGCCAGCGAAATGTTCCTCAAATGGCCCCCCGGCAACTTCGACACCATGATCGACCTCGAAGCCAACCCCACCCGAACCCCCGACGCCTTCACACGCGGCGACGATCCCTACGGCTGGACAGGCTTCGGCTCCATCGGACCCTTCCGCGGACTCAACTCCCTCGGCAACAACGTCCACGCCTTCAACACCGACCCGATCATCGAAATGCACGTGGCCCCCGACCTGCTCGACCTCCACGAAGAACGCTACCTCGCCATCCTCCTGCAAAACGCCGCCAACCCCGACTTCCGGTACGACCCCAACTCCAACGAACGACCCTCCGAATTCCTCCGACGCATCAACCCACACCCCGAAGGCCCCGGCCTCGCCGAAGCCGAAGCCCTCCCCACCTACCCACGCTCCACCGCACTCGCCGCCCACAGCGTCATCGTCTCACGCTACGGCCAACCCGTCTGGCATGACATCTCCGCCATGTCCGCCTTCCAGAACGCGCTCGTCCCACCCGAGCCACCCATCGCCCCCAACGTCGAACAACTCCAACGCGGCCGACGCACCTTCGTCGCCGCCGGCTGCATCGACTGTCACACCGGCGACGCCTTCACCAACAACCAGATCATCCCCGCCAGCATCGTCGCCGACGAACCCGACCGCGCCACCGCCATGAAGGGCACGCGCGAGATCTTCGACCCCAACCCGCAGATCTGGGCCCTCGACGCCATCGTCCCCGTCGCCCGCGATACCGAAGTCATCGACGTGCCCTACACCCACATCCGCACCGACGAACAGCTCGCCCGCGCCATGGGACACGACGGCGAAGGCGGCTACAAAGTCAAAGGCCTCATCGGCCTCTACTGGAACCCGCCCTACATGCACACCGGCGCCGTCGCCGTCGGCCCCGACCCCGAAACCGACCTCGGCATGCCCGGCACACTGCTCCGCGGCGTCCTCGCAGACCCCGCCAACTCCCTCCGCGCCATGATCGATCGCAACCTCCGCGAACGCGTCGTCCAGGCCAACCGCACCCACGAAGACATGGAACAGCTCAACGTCTGGGGCATCGGCCACCGCCACTGGGTCGACGAACAAGCCGGCTTCTCCCGCGATGACCAGGACGCCCTCATCCACTACCTCCTCCTCCTCGGCCACCACGACGAAGCCCGCCCACCCGACGAAACCGACCGTCCCGAATAA
- a CDS encoding ATP-binding protein, with protein sequence MDGIAGQPRALDVLQAQLASGRVHHAYIFHGPAGVGKFTTAVALGRVLLCHEQARNLMGQVEACGGCESCRLLGQASREAAETDSDEPAAMASAHPDLHVITKELAKYSEESTIRNRKLTQIPVEVVRAALIEPVYRGARLGHGKVFIVDEAELLNQSGQNALLKTLEEPPAGTTIILVTASEDRLLPTIRSRCQRVPFVPLPGEVVANWVEGHAGELDAWHRDWLTSFADGSLGRAAMAMDYELTEWADVVLPALDDIANGRLHGELGAQLAERIDGFAKTWVDRHANASKEAANKLAAQLMATLICTHARRRMYDLAQRCEAGNSAGAEAALEPWLGVVDAVHEAMSMLGSNVNLSLVCDYLVTTLSRRLAGVAAG encoded by the coding sequence ATGGATGGTATCGCTGGACAACCGCGGGCTTTGGATGTGTTGCAGGCGCAGCTTGCCAGCGGGCGCGTGCATCATGCTTACATCTTTCACGGGCCGGCGGGCGTGGGGAAATTTACGACGGCGGTGGCGCTGGGGCGCGTGCTGCTTTGCCATGAGCAGGCGCGGAACCTGATGGGGCAGGTGGAGGCGTGCGGCGGTTGCGAGTCGTGTCGACTGTTGGGGCAGGCGTCGCGCGAAGCGGCGGAGACGGACAGCGATGAGCCCGCGGCGATGGCGTCGGCGCACCCGGACCTGCATGTCATCACGAAAGAGCTGGCGAAGTACAGCGAAGAGAGCACGATCCGCAATCGGAAGCTGACGCAGATTCCGGTAGAGGTGGTGCGGGCAGCGCTGATCGAGCCGGTGTACCGGGGGGCAAGGCTGGGGCATGGAAAGGTGTTCATCGTTGACGAGGCGGAACTGCTGAACCAGTCGGGGCAGAATGCGCTGCTGAAGACGTTGGAGGAGCCGCCTGCGGGGACGACGATTATTCTGGTGACGGCGAGCGAGGATCGGCTGCTGCCGACGATTCGCAGCAGGTGTCAGCGTGTGCCGTTCGTGCCGCTGCCGGGGGAGGTGGTGGCGAACTGGGTCGAAGGCCACGCGGGCGAGCTGGATGCATGGCATCGCGACTGGCTGACGAGCTTCGCGGACGGCAGCCTGGGGCGGGCGGCGATGGCGATGGACTATGAGCTGACCGAGTGGGCGGACGTAGTGCTGCCGGCGCTGGACGATATCGCGAACGGTCGGCTGCACGGCGAACTGGGCGCACAACTGGCGGAGCGGATCGACGGCTTTGCCAAGACATGGGTGGACCGGCATGCGAACGCGTCGAAAGAGGCGGCGAACAAGCTGGCGGCGCAACTGATGGCGACGCTGATCTGCACGCACGCGCGGCGGCGGATGTACGACCTGGCGCAGCGGTGCGAGGCGGGAAATTCGGCCGGGGCGGAGGCGGCGCTTGAGCCGTGGCTGGGTGTGGTCGATGCAGTACATGAAGCGATGTCGATGCTCGGGTCGAACGTGAACCTGTCGCTGGTGTGCGACTATCTGGTGACGACACTGTCGCGTCGGTTGGCGGGGGTTGCGGCGGGGTAG
- the cls gene encoding cardiolipin synthase, which translates to MTTILFWLPLVEWAIRVVMVVVILRRRMQPITSLAWLSVIFFLPIVGMLVYLMIGVSYLGRRRARDRRAVAGVGRLPEAMAEAESYATMAELMPEQRNMIVQAEQISGNPILRGNKVELIDANDTLIDALVADIDAAKHHVHIVFYIFWADTVGVRVCDALKRAAKRGVACRVLADAAGSRPLFRSAAASEMIDAGVELHPALPVTPWRRKLSRIDLRNHRKIAVVDGEVAYSGSHNIVEEEYGHKRAGAWVDLSGRFTGPIVTQFQMVFLEDWAFDVGQRLEGDDLFPPIASVGEVAAQVVPTGPSHEAETFRRVLIAALNAARHRIVLTTPYLVPDEPTMLALSMAASRGAEVSVIVPAKSDHPIVSAAGRWYFEQLLEAGIDLYQYHGGMLHAKTITVDETFALLGSANLDIRSFNLNFEINVLLYGPDITSELRCAQQRYLSRSTPVTLEGWRRRPWTKQYPEAAAALLSPLL; encoded by the coding sequence ATGACGACGATTTTGTTCTGGCTGCCGCTGGTGGAGTGGGCCATCCGCGTGGTGATGGTGGTGGTGATTCTGCGCCGGCGGATGCAGCCGATCACGTCGCTGGCGTGGCTGAGTGTGATTTTCTTTCTGCCGATCGTGGGGATGCTGGTTTATCTGATGATCGGGGTGAGCTACCTGGGGCGACGGCGGGCGCGCGATCGGCGGGCGGTGGCGGGCGTGGGTCGGCTGCCGGAGGCAATGGCGGAGGCGGAAAGCTACGCGACGATGGCGGAGCTGATGCCCGAGCAGCGGAACATGATCGTGCAGGCGGAGCAGATCAGCGGCAACCCGATTCTGCGCGGGAACAAGGTGGAGCTGATCGATGCGAACGATACGCTGATCGATGCGCTGGTGGCGGACATCGACGCAGCGAAGCATCACGTGCACATCGTGTTCTACATTTTCTGGGCGGACACGGTGGGCGTGCGGGTTTGCGATGCGCTGAAGCGGGCGGCGAAGCGAGGGGTGGCGTGTCGTGTGCTGGCGGATGCGGCGGGGTCGCGGCCGCTGTTTCGCAGCGCTGCGGCGAGCGAGATGATCGACGCGGGGGTGGAGTTGCACCCGGCGCTGCCGGTGACGCCCTGGCGGCGGAAGCTGTCGCGGATCGACCTGCGGAACCATCGCAAGATCGCGGTCGTGGATGGGGAGGTGGCGTACAGCGGCAGCCACAACATTGTGGAGGAGGAGTACGGGCATAAGCGGGCCGGGGCGTGGGTGGATTTGTCGGGGCGGTTCACCGGGCCGATCGTGACGCAGTTTCAGATGGTGTTTCTGGAGGACTGGGCGTTCGATGTGGGGCAGCGGCTGGAGGGGGATGATTTGTTTCCGCCGATCGCGAGTGTGGGGGAGGTGGCGGCGCAGGTCGTGCCGACAGGCCCGAGTCATGAGGCGGAGACGTTTCGGCGGGTGTTGATTGCGGCGTTGAACGCGGCGCGGCATCGGATTGTGTTGACGACGCCTTATCTCGTGCCGGACGAGCCAACGATGCTGGCGTTGTCGATGGCGGCGTCGCGGGGGGCGGAGGTGTCGGTGATCGTGCCGGCGAAGTCGGATCACCCGATCGTCAGCGCGGCGGGTCGGTGGTACTTCGAGCAGCTGCTGGAGGCGGGGATCGACCTGTACCAGTACCACGGCGGAATGCTGCACGCGAAGACGATCACGGTGGATGAGACGTTCGCGCTGCTGGGGTCGGCGAACCTGGATATCCGCTCGTTCAATTTGAACTTTGAGATCAACGTGCTGCTGTACGGGCCTGACATCACGTCGGAGTTGCGGTGTGCACAGCAGCGGTACCTGTCGCGATCGACGCCGGTGACGCTGGAGGGCTGGCGGCGTCGGCCCTGGACGAAGCAGTACCCGGAGGCGGCGGCGGCGTTGTTGTCGCCGTTGCTTTGA
- a CDS encoding nucleoside triphosphate pyrophosphatase — protein MGMSCLPLILASRSARRAQLLRDAGYAFEQRTPPFDDPPQPTATDPAHSAEQIASDLARQKAMSLHEHLPTPAVVLAADTICVDGDGRLIGQPTDADDAQRMIEHFADATHTVVSGVAVVGPGDERPSCFADTATVHVGPIDVERVRAYIASDQWRGKAGGYNLFERQAAGWPIRVEGDPTTVVGLPMRGVVRLLEAYGVRGGAKG, from the coding sequence ATGGGAATGTCATGCCTGCCGTTGATTCTCGCGAGTCGGTCGGCTCGGCGTGCGCAGCTGCTGCGCGACGCGGGGTATGCGTTTGAGCAGCGGACGCCGCCGTTTGATGATCCGCCCCAGCCGACGGCGACGGACCCGGCGCACTCGGCGGAGCAGATCGCCAGCGACCTCGCGCGACAGAAGGCGATGAGCCTGCACGAGCATCTGCCGACGCCGGCGGTGGTGCTCGCGGCGGACACGATCTGCGTTGATGGTGACGGTCGACTGATCGGTCAGCCAACCGACGCGGACGACGCGCAACGGATGATCGAACATTTCGCGGACGCGACGCACACGGTGGTCAGCGGTGTGGCGGTGGTCGGGCCTGGCGATGAACGGCCGAGCTGTTTCGCGGACACGGCGACAGTGCATGTCGGGCCGATCGATGTCGAGCGCGTGCGGGCGTATATCGCCAGCGATCAGTGGCGCGGCAAGGCGGGCGGGTACAACCTATTCGAACGGCAGGCAGCGGGCTGGCCCATTCGTGTGGAAGGCGATCCAACCACGGTGGTGGGCTTGCCCATGCGCGGGGTGGTGCGGCTGTTGGAAGCGTATGGGGTGCGCGGGGGAGCGAAAGGTTGA
- a CDS encoding Minf_1886 family protein, translating to MPAKDLRKVVASSSYPLDAFLFVQRGLDYTVRHNHGELPTDADTEDREAHHVSGTDLCHGLRAYAIQEYGLLARTVLRRWRIYTCEDFGKIVFAMVEAGLMHKTDEDSLDDFCNVFDFEHAFHERLELSENV from the coding sequence ATGCCCGCAAAGGATCTTCGAAAAGTCGTCGCCAGCAGCTCGTATCCACTGGACGCGTTCCTGTTCGTACAGCGCGGCCTCGACTACACCGTTCGCCACAACCACGGCGAGCTGCCCACCGACGCCGACACCGAGGATCGCGAAGCCCACCACGTCAGTGGCACCGACCTCTGCCACGGCCTCCGCGCCTACGCCATTCAGGAGTACGGCCTGCTTGCCCGCACCGTCCTGCGACGTTGGCGGATCTACACCTGCGAAGACTTCGGCAAGATCGTCTTCGCCATGGTGGAAGCCGGCCTCATGCACAAGACCGACGAGGACAGCCTCGACGACTTCTGCAACGTCTTCGACTTCGAACACGCCTTCCACGAACGTCTCGAACTCAGCGAAAACGTCTGA
- a CDS encoding twin-arginine translocase subunit TatC, protein MPMDQPTSAAQQLGDDLRMSFGEHIEELRRRMIHAIAGVVVAAAVTFWFGFQIIAWLARPFIEALDALGFPAQIYVRDPTLGFGVYIKVSLIAAAIVASPWVIYQIWRFISDGLYPHEKRTAYLLAPFSTIMTVAAVMFTYHILLPVSLVFLINFATFYPEVEPGQPGFMVRVLTGATPAPVVDPDAPAQSAEPVVEGLFDRLSVYDIDPASPEEGQLWVNRHERRIKLHLDGQTQVISIGSRRMVDALPELSEYVKFAAMIGLGVVIAFQLPVFMLVVGWTGLIDPNVIARFRKYALFACFALAAMLTPTDFLSMFVLALPLYALFEFGLALMRLTDRRARMANMDDEHP, encoded by the coding sequence ATGCCGATGGACCAGCCGACTTCCGCCGCCCAGCAACTTGGCGACGACCTGCGCATGTCCTTCGGCGAGCACATCGAAGAGCTTCGCCGACGGATGATCCACGCCATCGCCGGCGTGGTCGTGGCGGCGGCGGTCACGTTCTGGTTCGGATTCCAGATCATCGCCTGGCTCGCTCGGCCGTTCATCGAAGCTCTCGACGCACTGGGCTTCCCCGCTCAGATTTACGTACGCGACCCAACACTTGGTTTTGGGGTTTACATCAAGGTCAGCCTCATCGCCGCGGCCATCGTCGCGTCGCCCTGGGTGATCTACCAGATCTGGCGGTTCATTTCCGACGGGCTCTACCCCCACGAAAAGCGGACCGCCTACCTGCTCGCGCCGTTCAGCACGATCATGACCGTCGCGGCGGTGATGTTCACCTACCACATCCTGCTGCCGGTGAGCCTGGTCTTCCTGATCAACTTCGCCACGTTCTACCCCGAGGTCGAGCCCGGCCAACCGGGATTCATGGTGCGCGTGCTCACGGGCGCAACGCCCGCGCCGGTGGTCGATCCCGACGCACCCGCCCAGTCGGCCGAGCCCGTGGTGGAGGGGCTCTTCGATCGGCTGTCGGTGTATGACATCGACCCCGCATCGCCGGAAGAGGGGCAGCTCTGGGTCAACCGTCACGAACGACGGATCAAGCTGCACCTCGACGGCCAGACGCAGGTGATCAGCATCGGCTCGCGGCGAATGGTCGATGCGCTGCCGGAGCTGAGCGAGTATGTGAAGTTCGCCGCGATGATCGGGCTCGGCGTGGTGATCGCGTTTCAACTGCCGGTGTTTATGCTCGTGGTCGGCTGGACGGGGTTGATCGACCCGAACGTGATCGCGCGGTTCCGCAAGTATGCGCTGTTCGCCTGCTTCGCGCTCGCGGCAATGCTCACGCCAACCGACTTCCTGAGCATGTTCGTGCTCGCGCTGCCGTTGTATGCCTTGTTCGAGTTCGGGCTGGCGCTCATGCGCCTGACCGATCGGCGGGCACGCATGGCAAATATGGATGATGAACATCCATAA
- the truB gene encoding tRNA pseudouridine(55) synthase TruB, which produces MVGLLVVDKPLGWSSMDVVRRVRGAAGGVKTGHAGTLDPLATGVVVCCLGKATRCVEQIMGQRKTYEADVDLSAWSTTDDREGELQPVEVPTPPTREQVAAACEQFVGDIEQVPPAHSAMRVGGRRAYKLARQGQEVVLEPRIVSIYAIELTGYTWPTATLTVHCGRGTYIRSLARDLGKALGTGGHLAALRRTAVGPYTLAQAVTVEHCKEVGVTEADLLPMPEQ; this is translated from the coding sequence ATGGTTGGCCTGCTCGTGGTGGACAAGCCCTTAGGCTGGAGTTCGATGGACGTGGTCCGTCGCGTACGCGGCGCGGCAGGGGGGGTAAAGACCGGCCACGCCGGCACGCTCGACCCACTGGCCACCGGCGTTGTGGTCTGCTGCCTCGGCAAAGCCACGCGCTGCGTCGAGCAGATCATGGGCCAGCGAAAAACATACGAAGCCGACGTCGACCTCTCCGCCTGGTCGACCACCGACGACCGCGAAGGCGAGCTGCAACCCGTCGAGGTGCCAACCCCGCCCACGCGCGAGCAGGTCGCCGCGGCGTGCGAGCAATTCGTCGGCGATATCGAGCAGGTGCCCCCAGCTCACTCGGCGATGCGCGTCGGCGGCCGACGGGCTTACAAGCTCGCCCGGCAAGGCCAGGAAGTCGTGCTGGAACCGCGCATCGTCTCCATCTACGCCATCGAGCTCACCGGCTACACCTGGCCGACCGCCACGCTGACCGTCCACTGCGGCCGGGGCACGTACATCCGCAGCCTCGCCCGAGACCTCGGCAAAGCGCTCGGCACGGGCGGACATCTCGCAGCGCTGCGCCGCACCGCCGTCGGCCCGTACACGCTCGCGCAAGCCGTCACCGTCGAGCATTGCAAAGAAGTCGGCGTCACCGAAGCCGACCTGCTGCCCATGCCGGAGCAGTAG
- a CDS encoding gluconokinase has translation MIIILMGVSGSGKTTVGQALASRHNCTFIDADDHHPPANIARMRRGEPLTDADRYPWLDNLNAQLRQAHAVSQPTVLACSALRQAYRDRLARELPPAALRWVFLQVSPQRIQQRMSQRADHFMPPSLMQSQFDALESPQASDDTIVIDADQPVADVLAAVESSLGLL, from the coding sequence ATGATCATCATTCTCATGGGCGTCAGCGGCTCCGGCAAAACCACCGTCGGCCAGGCCCTCGCCTCCAGGCACAACTGCACCTTCATCGACGCCGACGACCACCACCCGCCCGCCAACATCGCCCGCATGCGCCGAGGCGAGCCGCTCACCGACGCCGACCGCTATCCCTGGCTGGACAATCTCAATGCCCAACTCCGTCAGGCTCACGCCGTCAGCCAACCCACCGTGCTCGCCTGCTCCGCCTTGAGGCAGGCCTACCGCGACCGCCTCGCCCGCGAGCTGCCGCCCGCCGCCCTTCGTTGGGTCTTTCTCCAGGTCAGCCCGCAACGCATTCAGCAGCGGATGAGCCAACGCGCTGATCACTTCATGCCGCCTTCGTTGATGCAAAGCCAGTTCGACGCGCTCGAGTCGCCGCAGGCGAGCGACGACACGATCGTGATTGATGCTGATCAGCCGGTCGCCGACGTGCTCGCGGCGGTTGAATCTTCGCTGGGCTTGCTCTGA
- a CDS encoding ROK family protein → MLMETINPRRRRELRAVLRAGRMSRSQLVAATQLRKNTVLTDVAALLAEGVLREVAQAVPSGGRPRTPLEIDPIARHVVGVSIEPGCVQARRMNLLGEPTSPPAAAKVRSPKHLVPTAERLLRDQLDDRTLMVGVTAPGFIDRSSHELRFSAAAPRRTPLSLAPLVALAGDRPVVLENDVHARAACWLAVHRPPQRHDTLFVGLEDGRLGATLLIDGRPNLGSVGGANELGHNRLPIDTPRCYCGHQGCLERIFSTPYLRHIKPAATRDLADRIRRCDRAADAGLRRIIELLAHGLANAVNLLRVETLVLATRLPDSQPFLDKLADAVRSHVLAELNRRLQIQSHIDTQTQPPDAAAQAALARLFYDGW, encoded by the coding sequence ATGCTGATGGAGACGATCAACCCCCGACGTCGGCGTGAGCTTCGCGCGGTGTTGCGTGCCGGGCGGATGAGCCGATCGCAGCTTGTCGCCGCGACGCAGTTGCGTAAAAACACCGTGCTCACCGACGTCGCAGCGCTGCTGGCCGAGGGCGTGCTACGCGAGGTCGCCCAGGCCGTGCCCAGCGGCGGCCGACCGCGCACGCCGCTGGAGATCGACCCCATCGCCCGCCACGTCGTCGGCGTCTCCATCGAGCCCGGCTGCGTCCAGGCCCGCCGCATGAACCTGCTCGGCGAGCCGACCAGCCCGCCCGCCGCCGCCAAAGTCCGCTCGCCCAAGCATCTCGTGCCCACCGCCGAACGACTCCTTCGCGACCAGCTGGACGACCGCACCCTCATGGTCGGCGTCACCGCGCCGGGCTTCATCGACCGCTCGTCACACGAGCTTCGCTTCAGCGCCGCAGCGCCCCGCCGAACGCCGCTGAGCCTCGCGCCCCTGGTCGCCCTCGCAGGCGATCGCCCGGTCGTACTCGAAAACGATGTCCACGCCCGCGCCGCCTGCTGGCTCGCGGTCCACCGACCGCCCCAACGTCACGATACGCTATTCGTCGGCCTCGAAGACGGCCGACTCGGCGCAACCCTGCTCATCGACGGCCGACCCAATCTCGGCTCCGTCGGCGGCGCCAACGAACTCGGCCACAACCGCCTCCCCATCGACACCCCGCGCTGCTACTGCGGCCACCAAGGCTGCCTCGAACGCATCTTCAGCACCCCATACCTCCGCCACATCAAGCCCGCCGCCACCCGCGACCTCGCCGACCGCATTCGCCGATGTGATCGTGCCGCCGACGCGGGCCTTCGTCGCATCATCGAACTGCTCGCCCACGGCCTCGCCAACGCCGTCAACCTCCTCCGCGTCGAAACCCTCGTGCTCGCTACCCGTTTGCCCGACAGTCAGCCGTTCCTCGACAAGCTCGCCGACGCCGTACGCAGCCACGTTCTTGCGGAGTTGAACCGTCGCCTGCAGATCCAGTCGCACATCGACACGCAGACCCAGCCGCCCGACGCCGCAGCCCAGGCAGCCCTCGCCCGCCTGTTCTACGACGGCTGGTAA